The stretch of DNA TGTATCTTCTGTCATAGAGGAAGCTATGTGAACATAATCAAggccatgggtaatcttcaggtttATTCACCAACTTTGGGGAAGTCACATGAAAAGATGCAGGGCACTACCAGCAtgtgtatttttctgaattttttactCAAGCAGTTGGTGCTGTTGCCTTAcagccacaggcaggaaaattatGCTTTggttcagaaaattgtaagtttaattttttgtcttgaccccaacactttctgttaatataatagatttttatttttatgttgaaagagttaaaaagtctgaaaagctaactaaaaagtgtgtgtatttgtgtcatagggaaagctgctggagtaatctggtgttgatgctcatttgattcatttcgtgccagctagtgaaagccgaaaggcatgtcgaattcaagttgagctgctgcgGGCTGTCTCTGAaagcaagcaatccagccgttgcgttcagtcatttgaacaggaatctaatggctgtcaatagATGGCTGTCAAAAGTTGAATGTCCACCAGatagcgcgagtgtcttcagggacgcatttcggccattttgttccaagaaGCAGCAGAAATGGGTTGCTggtcgtgacgtttctcacgatgaaaattaaaaggtatttattgttaatttcttaatgtttattgattgtaaaatgtttatgtgaaaatttacaggttaTTTATCACgtagaaaccaatttgccaaatcattcatcTCAGAGTTGGAATTTGGAATTGCCTGTACAttgccgaaatggcgtgcctcgtgtgtctcgctgcctgttcttaggcgtacgtctcatcccatgcaacagtaaaaagtaattattttgatcaaatgtcttgtaaaagtactacagatttagttaacatgactagagagtagaccaattGACTCcgctactatagaaattttgaattgacaaagttattctgttgggCTGCGCAGTtatctgttactctttgtaattttttttgttctattgagtatgcatgtgtacacagttgtgtttctcgaaaataattttcctttcttgAACAGGTATAAAAAACACTTTAACGCTGTTGGccaccttgttgcagccaaatggtgaaaggtgtgacgaagacagattAATCCGGTGTATGCAGCATGaggttgcagtgtaatccagaagtagCTGCGCTGGTGTTACCCTGAAATTGCTGTGCTGAGCTAgctgctgagctgttccatcttgATTCCtgacttgaaaattttgtgttgtttgccTGCCAGTATTTTGTGTTGTGACTTCAAATAGTTTGATCTGtcgtcttttgagttttcattcaatcatgcagtatacgactgaggcaacttgatcaatatcaggtttgacacagtcgagaactgctagataaaacaagctttctgcgccaaacaaataataacttgcatataacttgcatcatgt from Daphnia pulex isolate KAP4 chromosome 4, ASM2113471v1 encodes:
- the LOC124192457 gene encoding uncharacterized protein LOC124192457 codes for the protein MATKAGNGSLGWDSCFFLNMFPTENALTDKSSKTRGSYVNIIKAMGNLQVYSPTLGKSHEKMQGTTSMCIFLNFLLKQLVLLPYSHRQENYALVQKIGKLLE